Below is a genomic region from Cydia strobilella chromosome 1, ilCydStro3.1, whole genome shotgun sequence.
tatgtatattattatggaCATTCAGAAAAACGACAAGAGTgaatagtatttttttcttaaatattaaacaattaTTGTAAACGTGTAAATTTCctttaaggggtccactgactatcagtccgccggacaatatcggcctgtcagttagaacaaaaatttgacagttctgaacaactggcaggccgatatcgtccggcggactgatagtcagttggCCCCTTTACTGTCATCATCATTTCCTTTACTATTTACATCGCAGGATAACTTTACAGTGTTTATCGTTGGTCAAAGCGTTTACAATAACTATGGGACTAACTTCGAAATCACATGAAAAATTTGGCTGTTGTattattacaacaataaataaatcatctgtgaaaatttcaactgtctagctatcacggttcatgagatacagcctggtgacagacggagatagagacatatagacagacatacagacagacagacagacagacagcagagtcttagtaatagggtcccgtttttaccctttgggtacggaacactaaaaaggcACTTTTATACCTTTTGCTTCCTTGTATCATCAGATCGGACTGTGTTAATTAAAACGCTCTAGATTTTGCATTAATATTGAAAGTGTTTACTATTTACTAATCTCTGCTAACATGCATACCTTTACTCGATACTAGTCGATACCATAGGGAAGTTGTTGTTGACATAGTGAAaccagagtaacttatactagagcggtactgtcatagtaaattttgtaaccccagtaaattcactgccatctgtcgacacactttaaaactagaaatgaagatttataaaaatacgatagaatgtatttatatatagataaatgattttttttatttgcattaattatttttatgattttgacccatgttctttcactgatatgcgttaagattgttaaataacaaacgaaaccgtcaacgccatctatacgactgtaggccaaaactagtagcgccctctgaacgagaatcaaattttcttgattttcgaggcacgttttttccttagactgtatctatctattacggagttatatctatctttggtgaaacATATCGGAACAAATGTTTTTCTatactttgtttattttatagtttccCTAGGccgtaaacatttttaaatgtactAATAGAATAGAGggattatttgtggtattttctataaaaagggaccttattgtcgatggcgcttacgccattataaacgatgctccgatataaatacaatgccgcgcgacgttgtgcggcgtgcggcgtaagcgccatcgacaataagatcctttttcatagaaaatgccccattttttaattgaattgaatgtcACTTTTAaagcattaaataaaatttagatTAGTTTTGTGAGTTGAAGCTATAGCTTGGCAAGCCATTTCCTTTAAAAAATGTGGTTGCGAAGGGTTGTCCtcccataaaaaaaatttaattttgcgcctttttctactgacataaTGGGTTTGCCAGCAACTTCGAGTCTTGAAGCTAACTTCAAgcttatttgtgtcgttttcaagcaaaaggtaccacattgtcgcttgccataaggacgctctgacaggtttttcatataaagacacaataaagatacaagccattttcgtccttatggtaagcgacaatgtggtaccttttgattgaaaacgtcacatttttgctTGATTGGTGAAGATTCAAATTTCTGTTTAAAAAAGTACGTCTGATCTGCGGTAGGGCTTGTAATTTGCTTTCATATACACTTGGCTTTCGATCTATATAGTAGATTGAGTCACATCGGATTAGGTAAAGAGCGAATCGGATCATGATGAAAAACCCGGTGAGACGCCCGGTGCACTACCATTGCCCCGTGCGTCTCTCCTGCGATGCCATAcataagcattttttttttttaagtccgaTTCGATTCGCCCTGTGATCCGATTCGCTTCGGTCTACCCTAATCTCGCGTCGAATAATGGTCTTgttgacagttcatttttatatggagaaactgtcacgtaaaatgtttgtagacattgTTTGCAAATTTATCACACtaaattatttagaaatgtacctAACGTTTGATTCCAAATCTAAATTCAAAATCTTAAAGATTATACCTACCAAATTACAGAACATTGTACTTTATTAGACGATTTTAATTCTATTCCACTTTTTTTTCACAATTGCATGCTTAAGTTAATATTCACTGCTTAAATAGCTTCAAACTTTGTAAAAACATATCCACTTGGAAAAAAGCATGGCTGTACGAATTTAAGCTTTACAACATGATAATAAAGTCCATTTTCGTATAAAATCAACGTAACTATACTCACATCCCTGTGTATGCTCTCAAACGATTTGTTTTGCAAGCAGCCACTTTTTTCACTATTAAACTAATTAGTTCTTTGTTCTTTGCTTTaaggaaattaattaaaaacacacAAACCTTTCAGCATTTATGTTTCATTTTGCAGTCGCgaaacattattataaataattacagtCGTTCTTAACACTACTTAGAACTACTTAAAATTACGATCACATACAGTTCTTCACGAATCTCACTGCACGAATTGCGCGTGATAGACCCATCTCTTTCTAAATAGTATTGTGAAAAAGAGACGAAAGATACTATCTGGCGTCTGGAGATATCATAGCCGCTCAGGTCAATTAAAACGCATTATTACCTAGACCTTGATTCATTGCGTTCAAGATATCACCGTTGTCAGCGTCTATTTCCCAAGCGAATAACCCACCGAGTTTATTCGCCCTCACATATTTGCCCTTGGCAATGACCGACCTTGCGTCATCATAAGTTATGAGATCGCCCGTCTCTTTTCTGAATACGTAAGGAGCCTCCGCGACGTTGTCGTAAGTGTACTCCCATTTCCCTTGCGCTATTCCATTGGCTATATCTCTGTAGTCAACGACTCCGTCTTGCCATGAACCCTTGCAGGGCCCTGTAGCGTTTCCAAGGAAGGGATTCTTCGGGTCCTCGTAACCGTGCACGCCGGTCCAACCTCGGCCGTACATTGCGACGCCGACGACGATCTTCTTAGGATTCACTCCTTGAGCAAGCAGCACCTTCGTACCGAAGTCTGTGGTGTAAGTTTCCTTAGGATTCCAAGCCGGCGCGTGTAAAGCAGTCTGGTGTCCAAGCGTATCGTTAGACCAAGCGCCTTTAAAGTCGTAACTCATAAAGAAGATATGGTCCATGTATTGCTGAGCCTCTTTGTAGTTGACAACTTGGATCTTGTCCCAGCCGGCGCTGATGGCCGATGTCAGCTCGTATTTCTTACCAGTTTCAGCGGAGAGTTCGTTCAGCATACCGCGCAGTTCCTTCATGAGAGTAACGTAGACTTCACCATCCTTGGGACCTCCTAAATGAGGGTTGGCTCCCTTGCCTCCGGGGAATTCCCAGTCGATATCGACGCCATCGAAGAACTTCCAAGTCTGGAGGAAATCCTTGACTGATGCTACGAAGCGGTCACGCTTGACTTTATcgtcgaagaagaagaagggatCAGCCAGAGTCCAGCCACCAACGGAAGGCAGGATCTTCAAGTCTGGGCGGGCCTGTTTAAGAGACATCAGCTGGCCGAAGTTACCCTTGTAAGGCTCGTTCCATCCCGAGAGTCCCTTCTGAGGCTTTTGCAGAGCGGCCCAAGGATCGTGGATGGATACTTTGAAATCCTCGCGACCACTGCAAGAACGCTGTAGAGCTTGGAAACTTCCCTCGATCTCCTTCAGACTGTCGTTGATACCGTCACCACCGCAAATTGGGATGAAACCGTACAAGAGATGGCTCAGATTGGGCACAGGTACTCTATCCACGGGGAATTTCCTGGGATACACGCCCCATTCAACAAAATACGCTCCAACTACTTTCCCGGAAGTCTGCTTGAAAGGCTTATTCCTTTCTCCCATGCTGTAATCTAACGGGGGCAAATGGCTTCCATCAGTATCGGCGACAACGATTTCAGTAGGGTCGCTAGAGCTGCATCCGTCCTTGTTGCATAATTCTACAACCATTTGGTAGCGTCCTCCCTTCTTGACTTTGAAAGAAGCTGAGCCCGTGGACTGTCCGGATCCCGACCAGTATTCCTGTCCGTTGAGAAGTACCCTGGATTTGTCGGCGGCGTCGCCAGACCAGACGTTCCACGTGACGGAGACGACGGCAGCATCGTGGCGCTTGACGAGCTGATTGTACGCTGTGGCTGCTTGATTGACTTCCACGATGGCGAAGGTGCGCTCTCCCCAGCCGAGGGAAGGCTTCCCCGGCGGGGCGGCGTGCGCTAGCGCCAGCGCCGCGATGACTAATGCCACTGGATACCCCATAACCGGTCCCAAAGTTCAACGCGCGAACTTCGTTAAGCGACGGCACGAACTGAACCTGCATATTGAGACGGATCTTTTATATACTCTGATATTAGTAGGCCAACCGCTAGTACGAGAGCCTGTATCAATACTGCACCGCAGAACCTATATGGCGAATGTGTAGGCTGTATTGTTTAGAGCGTCAGCCATAAAGATTCTGCGGTAGAAAGTAC
It encodes:
- the LOC134748699 gene encoding chitinase A-like translates to MGYPVALVIAALALAHAAPPGKPSLGWGERTFAIVEVNQAATAYNQLVKRHDAAVVSVTWNVWSGDAADKSRVLLNGQEYWSGSGQSTGSASFKVKKGGRYQMVVELCNKDGCSSSDPTEIVVADTDGSHLPPLDYSMGERNKPFKQTSGKVVGAYFVEWGVYPRKFPVDRVPVPNLSHLLYGFIPICGGDGINDSLKEIEGSFQALQRSCSGREDFKVSIHDPWAALQKPQKGLSGWNEPYKGNFGQLMSLKQARPDLKILPSVGGWTLADPFFFFDDKVKRDRFVASVKDFLQTWKFFDGVDIDWEFPGGKGANPHLGGPKDGEVYVTLMKELRGMLNELSAETGKKYELTSAISAGWDKIQVVNYKEAQQYMDHIFFMSYDFKGAWSNDTLGHQTALHAPAWNPKETYTTDFGTKVLLAQGVNPKKIVVGVAMYGRGWTGVHGYEDPKNPFLGNATGPCKGSWQDGVVDYRDIANGIAQGKWEYTYDNVAEAPYVFRKETGDLITYDDARSVIAKGKYVRANKLGGLFAWEIDADNGDILNAMNQGLGNNAF